The Ailuropoda melanoleuca isolate Jingjing chromosome 4, ASM200744v2, whole genome shotgun sequence region TGCACGCAGagaggggtgaggcagagggagaagcagagtccctgccagagcagggagctcgccatggggcctgatcccaggaccctggtatcatgacctgagctgaaggcagatgcttaacaggctgagccacgcaggcaccccgaaaaaataatttcttgggaTAAAAAACATGCCAAGTTTTGCCAAGTTACcaagttaatgttttctttaacaaaaaaaagtaatcttgTAAATCTAACCCATTTGGTGAAAATTAGGCAATTTTATAGTTTCTTCATGTAGTCATTTCCAACAATAACAGTAAGAGCTGCTTTACATCACAAGTAAGATTATATGGATTCTTTACTCCGTTTTCAGAGTCTGTGAAAGCATTCTgaatttacatgtttttaaaattaatacagtgGTAATTTAATTATGATCATTAACAGTCAACCCACTGAAGTTTAATACCACCTAGCTGAACACCGTAAAACTACACATACTACATCATACTTTAGTTTTATCCAACAAGACAGGATACCTTTCTTATTCAGACAGAAGGGAGAATTCATCTGGTGGGACAGGAAGCTGCACTTACATCGAGAGACCCACGTTAAACACACACTTTACCCCAGTAACCTGCATGACTGTCATCAACTACTTAATTCCAATTTCTTCTTACTTGAACCAGCTTTTTTTTTgattcaaaaatacatattattttactaGCATATATTTGGTTTGGAAGTAAAATTTTAATCCAgaaatctaagtgaaataagtcaagcagagaaagacaattatcatatagtttcactcatttatggaacataagaaataggaagattggttaggaagggaagaatgaaggggtggtaaacagaagggggaatgaaccatgagagactatggactctaggaaacaaactgagggcagcTTCGgcggggggggattgggataggccagtgatgggtattaaggagggcacatattgcatggtgtactgggtgttacacgcaaataataaatcatggaacattgcatcaaaaactgggaatgtactgtatggtgactaatataacaaaataaaaattaataaaaaaatcaaaataaaaaaaatttatgtgaaGCTATACAAGCCACTAAGTATTTGAAAGATTtgtaatatacataaaacattataGACAAAAACTAAATTACTCATAAGGTTATCGAGTCCTCAGTAACTTCATAAATGTAGTTAATGATGTATATACACCTATATTGCCTTATTAACGAAGAATTCGTTACATTCAGCTCTCCGCAGAAGTTCTAAGTATGTGGAGCTAAAACCGAAAGTGCTTGTGAACTCCCTGACGTAGGAGAGCAGCATCACCAACAGCCTGCATTCTGCCGCGCAAACAGCACTTGCATTTTTTTAACTAACATTAGCTGTGAAacaaacacatgcatacatgctTTCTGGGCAGTTCATTTtattacaccttttttttttaaagatttatttattagacagagagagacagccagcgagagagggaacaagcagggggagtgggagaggaagaagcaggctcctagtggagaagcatgatgtggggctcgatcctggaacgccgggatcacgccctgagccgaaggcagatgcttaacaactgcgccacccaggcacccctattacaGCTTTTAACTCTTGATCTGAGTTTAGGAATGTACAGTGTCAGATTCTATTTTActatagaaaactaaaattttgaaGTTACTCCCCACTCTGCTATATACATGACAGTGACCCATACCTTATTTCTGATTTAAACAATCAGTAAACTCAGAGACCTGTATTATTGTTCACAAAAtgtaatatatgcaaattaacttcgctaaataagaaaatatttcaaatatcttcaaGACtcaaaaagaacacacacaattacatatttttatcattttattaggAATAATTCCAAATGGGTTATGAAGAAAACTGAGTTTGATGAGTTTTCCAAAAACTCTTAATGAAGATATGTTcaccaataaacaaaaaaacatcaGCAGAACTATCATATACTGGGCAAAGAGTCAGGCTGATACCAAAAAGCAACATGCAACATAAAAAAGATACAATATAAAGGAAGACAATCTGCTGGGTATTAAAAATCATCTCAATATGAACTCTTTGCAACCAGCACAGAACTAATTAGCTATCAAATCCAAACCACACTAAGGTAAGCTTGGCTGATGAAAGCCAGGATTCAATAAGAGGGGAAAATATAATTTCCTCAGTGCAAGAGATCTGAATAGTGTTTTGGAGCATTTCCCTGGCTGGTACAAGCAGTATTAGAAAATCTTTTTggcaagggagaaaaataaatacaaatggaatgctacattttttaaatcagcagaCTGTCCCAGGAATGATAAAGGTATCAGTAAAGTAGCAAGGGaataactttaaaacattatttcttgtGGGCtcaaaaaacattcaaaatggatttatttaaaGGTGTCACAATAGCTATGTCCAGGCATTTAGGCTTaagggaattaaaattaaaagaggaTACTTTTTTCCCAAGTTAAGGAGAATTTCTTTAAAACCAAGCATATTGCTAAATAGCAATATTATACTTGGTAAACAATAATTGGCAACAAAATAAGTTTAAACGCTGTAATATTCTGCCCAAACCAGTCCCAGATACTGTTTAATAACCAAGATGCAAACTAATTTTGTTGTAACAAGCCTATACCAATTCTATCAAATGTGTCCTTGGTTAGATATCCAGTTTCATTTAACGTTTTGAAAGCTCATTTGACAGCCAGTCAAGTCCCTCATACAGACCAGTTCCTTGTGTAGCACAAGTGGCTTGAACATACCACtgtaaagaaagaacaagaaaatactTGATTAACAAAAGACTACATATAACCagtctttaaaatatcttaattggCAAATTAAGTATTTCCCCCCAACTGCCCAAGGATAATATTCAGTCAGCAgttaataaggaaacaaaaaattaacatatagggAAAAGGAGTAAAACCAGTTTACATCTATTACTCTTATATTTAATAATCTCAGTAACTGTATAGATTGTAAGTGTTCTCTTACATGCTTCTCACAAAACTCCTGTCACATTTAAAGCTACTCCTACCCATTCATTACATTTAATCAACAATCTACTCCTTAATCTGAAAAGAACATTCATAGGAAGATTAGTAACTAATTAAGTACCCACCAGGGTCCTTATAACCCTCTTTTGTTTCCCATAAAACTAAGTTCAGAGTACAGGAGGCAAAATTTTGAAGAGTAGGAGCTGTTGATATTGGAGGCAAGCTTTTCAGATAATTTCACTATCTTTAGTTTCATGCATTCCAAAAAGTTTCACTTTTTAAGATGGTAACAGAAACTGTATGAAATGCCATGAAATGTTAAGAGCAAGAAAAAGATCTAGAAAGCAATTTAATTACCTTTAAGGAtagtttattttatcatttttctttactgATCCGTGTTATTTTGCCTTACAATAAAGAACTTGCTTTAATATTACAAGGTTAATGCAAGTATACCACACTGCCAATTATTATTTGAATACCAAACACCCCAGTAACCTAAAAGGCTGGTTAAAGGTAAAGATTCTTACCTTCACAGCACTGGAAACTGGTATCATTTACAGTTTAACTTGTTTAAATCAGCCTAGGACATCTCAAACAGCCTATACAGTTATTGCCCTAGCACAATATCTGCCTTACTGACAACTTAGTGGAAAACCATTGTAAAGCACAAGCCACACTAAAGTTTGTGATATCATCTCTATATATAAAACAGTATATTGTGTTTTGCCAGTATTTAAACCACTGATCTAAAACAAGCTACTGGAGAACAagtataatatttcttttaatttttaaactcaaAACTTGTTTAATGTCGTAAGGATAGTTCACAAGCTTTGGATGTTAAAAGGCAAACAGtataaaacaagaatatttaaaatatggctGCAAAAATACTGCAGTTTTAATAAGAAaaccaaattataaaatacttactACAGAGCtatttaaaagatacaaaattaaaattaacatcaatAATCTTTAGATTATACAATTCTCATAAAGTACATCTTTATTGATCCTAAATGTTTTGAGGATGAAGttaacaaaaatcaaatgaaataaaggtATCTAAACATTGGATCCTTAAGGGATAAatactaaaagttaaaaaaaggaggggctcctgggtggcccagtcaattaagtgtccgactcctgattttggctcaggtcatgatctcaggttcctgagactgagccccatgttgggctctgcactggctgtggagcctgcctgggattctctctctccctctactccctctttaaaaaaaaaaagaaaaaaaaaaaaaggagaagatattAACATAGTTTAAAACTTGAACACACATTTGTAAAAGCCTGAAAGGGCTCATGTCTGTAAACAGagtatattattgtattttttttaatgatgtgcTCATTATCTGTTCAAAAAGGACAATTCCTTAATATGTACTTAAAGtgaatacttccttttttttttttttttaaagattttttatttcttcatttgacagagagagacagccagcgagagagggaacacaagcaagggaagtgggagaggaagaagcaggctcccagcggaggagcctgatgtgggactcgatcccagaactctgggatcacgctctgagccgaagtcagccgcttaacgactgagccacccaggcgcccctaaagtgaaTACTTCCTTAAACAATTACATTAATTCTAATAGTCAGGAGGTTAAAAAGAGCCTCCAAATACTTACTGTTCTGTTACGAAGAGACTGAAGACCTAATTTATCTGTCATTTCACTGATGGCCATAGCATTTGGCAAATCCTGTTTGTTTGCAAAAAGCAGCAACACTGCATCTCGCAACTCATCTTCCTGAAGCTGAAAATAAAAGCTACAATGTTAACAATAAATCGGAACTCAATCACTGAGACAAACTAGGTAAAACACTGTCTTCCTGTATATACCGCTTATTCAAcattaaatatgttattaaaCACCAACCTAATTTCACTACATAAAGTTCAGGCACACTTAAATCTCATatccttcaatttttaaattccaagcAAATAATTAATATGCCTTTCAAGTAATGCAAACTATTTTTCAAGCCAATCACCCCGTACTCCATTAAGGTAAATCATTCATTTCAGCTTTCATGATCATCCATTAAGAGGATTGGCAAGGACAAGAAACAcacatggaaataaatatttatggcagAATCTTATGGTACTCAGTAGTAGAGGATTCTTCTTGGACTTTTACTCCTTTTCAGCCAGCAGGACTAGACAACAGTAAGACGACAATACAAAATTAGGGCATTGGCAGTATCgtgaaaaaatacaagaataacaTAAGACtatgataataaataatataagagtaaataataagtaataatacaataacaaataaaagtaaatacaagaGTAGAtgctggtggggcgcctgggtggcacagcggttgggcgtctgccttcggctcagggcgtgatcccggtgttatgggatcgagccccacatcaggctcctctgctatgagcctgcttcttcctctcccactccccctgcttgtgttccctctctccctggctgtctctatctctgtcaaaaaaaataaaataaaaattaaaaaaaaaaaaaaaaaaaaaaaaaaaaaaaaaaaaaaaaaaaaaaaagagtagatgcTGGCAGGAAtgagtactgacacatgctacaacacggatgagtGTTAAaaatttatgctaagtgaaaagcaacaaaaagtttaaaaagaccacatattgtatgattctatttatatgaatgCCTAAAATAGGCATATGCATATAAAGTAAATTAGTGGTCATAAGGGCTAGGGGTTTGGGGTGGACTGGGGGAAGAAATGGGGAATAAATACTAATAGTTCTAGAGAATTTCTTTATGGgtcaataaaaatgttctaaaattagattgtggtgatgtttgcacaattCTGTATACTAAAAACCAATGACTTACAATTTTAAATGAGTGAAGTTTATGGTATAtgagttatacctcaataaagctgtttacaAAAAGAGTAGAAGGGGTGTTATTTAACTCCTCGGACAAACTACCATTGACTTGGTTACACATACACTGGCACAACAGTTTTACAAAATGCAATATAGTCTTAGAAGCAATGCATGAGAATTAAGATttcatttcagtaaatattttatggcTATCCAAGTTTGAAACCATGATAAGGTTACCTCTAGCAAGGTTCCTCAACAAATTTTTACAATATAAATACCACTGACCCTTGAACACATGGGTATGAACTATGTGGGTCAACTTAAACATGGACGTTTTGCTGTACATTActctaaatgcattttctcttccttataattttcttagtaacatttttttctctagtttacattattgtaagaatacaatatgtaatacatataacattcaaaattatatgttaattaagtgTTATCGGTAAGGGCAAGAGTTAAGCTAttagcagtttttttgtttgagagattaagtctaaaatgagatttatttcagTAATATACAACtgacagttggaaaaaaaaatcaagatgtggATAtccttttccaatttttctaatattttagttGACTGACAAATGCATAGAAGTATTCCAAATGAGAGAAGGGACCGCCAGGAATGTTGCATAAAAAATGTCCACCTTCAGTGGAAAGCTGGATTAGAAGATTTTCAGATTCTTTTCAAGTATGCCAGTCACTTTAATTATCATATTTAAAACGACAGATTCCATGTTAAACTATTAAGCcacaaaaaaaattagtgttaGAACAATTccaaaaacactaaaaagaattttatttgaatatgctATTTAAATGACATAtcaaagaccaaaacaaaaaatgacaaaatagaatTATTAGATCACGGCGAGACTGGTTTCATTAAAGGCAAAATCCTCTGCCCAATTGCCTTTACTCCCTAAAATGAGGTTCTGGAACACATATTGAATAACTTTAGTAATCTGTATCTCCATTTGTAGGTTTTGTGGTATGGTCTTTATCTCATCTGAATTTCCCATATTGTCCGAATTCATCTGTTTGCTCTTTTCAGTCTATATTCCTAAAACCTTTTCTAAACATTTGTTCTAAACATTTCTTGTAAATCATTTCTAAAGCTTGTCTTAATTATAATCTCTTCTCTCCAACTTGTCAAGCAGTTTTTCCTCCAAATTCCAAGATTCCTGGTATGATTTCATTATTAATTTAGCTTTAATACATGTTACATTTTACCCATGAGCACACTTGGGGTtaattttctccaagtttttaaGGGCAGTTGAAAGTTGCAAACCTTCTAATGCAAGCTTGTTTCATTTCAAAAGCTATTTTTAATCcttcaatttcattttccagGTCTTCAATTTGCTTATCTTGCATGATTTGTTCTGGAGTTTTTCCTCCATTTACATCAACCACTGACTTACATTCCAAGAGTTATCGCTTTGTCTGTGCTCTCAGCCTGAGCAGCAGGGTCAACCGGTCCTTAGGATGCACCACCTGGACACCAGGGACCTGTGCTGGCcagcctccctgtctcccacTCCAGAGCTGGAGAGCTTGGCGGCTGCTTGCTCTTTGGGTTGCAGTCAATTATGACTAGCACAAAGAAGTGCCACCTAGGATGGGAAGGCACGGCCTCAGGAGGCAATATTCCTGCCACTAACCCGTGGCCAGCAAAAGCGGTAGTTAGGTTTTTGAGGACTcaagttatacgtggattttcaactgtaCACATGTGGGTGGGCCGTGAGCAGGCACTCCTAATCCTCACGTTgctcaagagtcaactgtacaTGAAAACAATGATACATGGCAAAGCCAAAATACCATCATCAATCAAAATTCTATTACCTTCAGGTGGAATTCTTTATCATGGCTACCATTATGAAACATTTCAAAGTATATATTACATAGGTACAGAATAGAGAAAACCAAACCCAATGACCTTGGAACAAGGGATTTGAACCAAGATTCCTAGATCACAAAAGTTCCAAAACTATGGACCTTTTATCTATTAACTAAAAGGACTAATGGAAACATCCTCAACCAGAGACATGTCAGCCCTGGAGCACGCCAAAAACAAGCTGAGCCTTCCTCCCAACTTAATGATGTAGCTactcttctgtgtgttttttaaaatgctctataGATTTTATGTGCATTCTTAAGAACCTGTGATGACAGTTTCTCAAGGTTCTTTCTAACTCTGAAACAATTCATTTGTGTAATCTAATCACAGTAAGATGTACCAACCACTAACACCACCACTGTCACCTTGAAAAACACATCttggaaataataaatttaataaacattcttACCATTTTCTGCAGCTCTTCAGCTCCTTCCTGAATTCTTTCACGGTCATTACTATCTACCACAAAAATAAGACCCTGgggaaaaattgtttaaataaattgcaACAGTTAACCTTAAATGAGACACTAAACATCAAACATAAGTACAAGAAGAAGAACCATGTTGAGTTAAACGTTAGGAAGATAAGGTctccttattaaaacaaaaaaggaaaagaacagggcCCTAAGTACTAAAAATAGATTTGAACACTATTTGTGATTTTAACtcatgctattaaaaaaaaaaaaaaatgtaggggcaccaggctggctcagttggttgagcatccaactcttgatgtcggctcgggtcatgatctcagggtcatgggatcaagcctcacatggggctctacactcagcacagaatctgctagcgattcttttcctccctctctctcttgcccctctcccactcacatgcacatgtctctctctaaataaattaattaattaaaaaaaaaatcttactcttaaccaactgatcaCTTTTCTCAACTACATCATGAATAAATCTTATCCCTCTTCCCTCCACGTTAAGTGCAGATAAGTGCAAGTAACAAAATGGTCACTAAGtgggaacaaaaggaaaaagaatcaacCAAAGATCCTAAAGATGCATGAATTTACTTACTGAATTAGCATATTCAGCTAACGGAATGCACAAAGtgtttaaaaaaggggggggcacacAAACTAGTTTTTGTAGGTTCTTATGGAAAAGTCAGCCCTGCTCCACAATGTTGTTGACTTGATCAAAtaagaaattcttttatttttatttttttaagtaaactctaggcccaatgtggggctttaactcacgatcccgagatcaagagtcacacactctacagACTGAGTCAGCAAGGTCAAAGTGCCCCCAAATTCGAAattcttaacaaaaagaaaagtagtaaaCCATTCTTAGAGATATTCAAAAACACTAGAATTCTACtgtagaaaagaaatggaattaaggAAACAATTAGTTAAGACTTCTAAAAACTTCCAAATAAGTACAGAATTTTCAactggagagagagggcagatTACCTTGATAGCTTTGTTAAAATCTATTCCTATTAATACTAAAGTGattactttaaatattattttccccacAACCCTGACCACTGAAGTATTTTTTGATTATGTGTCACTTAATCACAAACTGTCTTGTGCTtccttatttatataaataactaGATTAAGTCTACCAAAGGCATAAAATCCACTTAGGGCAAAGAGCTACTTCGTTTTGTATTTACCCCTCAGTACCATCACAGTACTGAGCTTGCCAGGGtacctaatatttattttaagctatGGTTATTAAATGATAATTTCCTTTGGTCTAGCAAATTTCAaacccatttcctttctcttctggaaaCCATCATTTTAAACATCCTAACCTTTGAAAATACTTTTGGTGCTATGACAGCCAGTATGACAGACAGAAAGATACCCAAATTCAAATCTCAAGACTACGTATTACATAAATGACCTAATCCCAGAACATGCCTCctcttctataaaaataaaaccatgccAGCCAACTTTATAAGCCTGTTAAATGTAATCATACGGGTATAAAAGCATCTAGTATTGCACATGGTTTATCACAGGCATTTAGTAAATGttgtctcctcctttccctcctgttCCAAAagctattcctttttaaaatctatcccTCTAGAAGAGGCAATGCCTCCAAAAGAGATCTAATTTTATCTGGACTACTAATGatccatttttattgtttaaaatgtaaataatgctatCAGTTCCAAAGTAACACTACTGAGAGAAAGAAGTATTTCAGTAATAAATTCAAAGTTATTCATTTCCTGGGACAACCGAGAATCAACAATGTAGAAAAGCTAGGATTCTACATGTAAGTTTGGCTACCTTAAGAAAAGACTGCTTAGAAGGCCAAGTATTTACTTACTTAGAACAGCAAAATAATTGGAATTATCTAATAAGGGAAGAGGAATTTACTACAATAAACATTCTGTCCTGGCTTGTTAAGTTAGAAGCATGGTTAAacaatattcatttcttttcaatcttATAGCTAATAGAACTAATTAGGAATGCTAGAAAAGCTGGTGTAAGAGCTTAGCTGAGATTACATCAGATAACACATAAAACTTTCCCCTGGAGACATGAGTTTTCTAGGAAGGAGTACTTGGGACTTTTGATTATAAGGTGATCCAAAGAGGCCAGGAACCGGTCTAATCTCAATTAAGAATTCAAAAGTAaatggggcacctgactggctcagttagttaagtgtccaacacttgatctgggctcagatcatgatctcagggttctgagagaCTGGGCCTCACGCTGGGCTCCATGGTggtcatggagtctgcttaagattctccctcccctctcacccTTTACCCCTTTCCCGCCACAGGCACCCGCTTTCTactccccccccaccaaaaaaagagaactcaaaagTTCATTGCAAAGCATTCTAAAAAAATCTAGGATAAGACTAGGGTTACTCTTAGTCAAGAATTACAAATTGAGGATTAGCGAAGTTTTACTTTGTCCCTAATTTTACTTCAAAAACAGGTTCCCTAAATGAAATGACTAtgacttactttaaaataatccaaaaggTGAAGTACATTAGAAAGAAACATCAATTAAACAATATTGGCCATATCCTAATAATTGAAGTTGGGTAACAGATATGCAGAAGTTTATATGCTATTCTACTTTTGTGTACATTTGAcaatttccaaaataaagttttttaaagcatGTGACTCATATGAAAATAGCTTTTCTAACCACAGCTAACGGAcagaaatattctaatttttaataaaaaaaaagcatgccaTTTATTTAACAGGGCACACTACTTAAATCTGGTAGTTCCAGCCAACTCACCTAGGGCATTCACTGCCACCTGGTGGCAATATACCTCACCTGCATACTATGTTTTAAGAGTTGAAGAACAAGAATGGCATCTACAGATCTTAAACATATGAAGTGCTTGTAACATCacacattacttaaaaaatgtatttatcaaCTCCAGTAGCAAACAAAAACTGATGAGAAACCTCTCCTGTGGCAGAAAACACAACTGAGTTGGAATGAGGTTAAAGAGAAATCTAGAACAAGAACCACCTCTCCAGTCCTAGTAAGTCATTCCAAGCTTCAGCTTGCTCCTATATAAGAATTAGATGAGAGCAATGGTTCTCAAGGGGGCGAAATTTTGGCCCCAAAGGATATTTTGCAGTATGTGGAGATATTTTTGTTACTGCAGCTGGGTTGGGGTAGGGTTTCCTACTGGCAcatagtgggtagaggccagggatgctgctaaacatcctacaatgcagaAGACCTTCCCTCGCCAACAGCAGTTActcagcccaaaatgtcaacagtgctgcTGTTGAAAAACATCATACCAGGGCCTTGCTCTTCAAAGTAAGGTCCTaaaccagcaccaccaccaccaccaccacctgaaAACCtactagaaatgcagaatctcaggccctacTAAATTGATCCGTATTTTAACAAATAcccaggtgattcatatgcacatcaaagtttgagaagccttactgataactaGTTTATATCCCTAGAGGTTCTAATTCAATTGGTATGGAGCTAATGATCAACACtttgggatttttaattttttaaatttttttaaagctccccagctgattctaatatgcagccaaaTTCAAGAACTCCTGCTCACAGGATTACTAAGGTCTCTCCCATCCCACT contains the following coding sequences:
- the ARF4 gene encoding ADP-ribosylation factor 4, whose translation is MGLTISSLFSRLFGKKQMRILMVGLDAAGKTTILYKLKLGEIVTTIPTIGFNVETVEYKNICFTVWDVGGQDKIRPLWRHYFQNTQGLIFVVDSNDRERIQEGAEELQKMLQEDELRDAVLLLFANKQDLPNAMAISEMTDKLGLQSLRNRTWYVQATCATQGTGLYEGLDWLSNELSKR